Proteins encoded by one window of Chromobacterium violaceum ATCC 12472:
- a CDS encoding GTPase family protein — translation MIPPASRQELAQWLQQPFQSHAGAFSDEQLNKLRERIEELVNYEAAVGLMGKSGAGKSSLCNALFGQDVAEVDDVAPCTVGASEYTLAYQNGKGISLIDLPGVGERQDKEAAYAKQYQEMLPELDLVLWLIKADDRALSVDEQCYQRLILPYLIEHDIPLLFVVNQVDKIEPCREWDFIHSMPGPQQRTNISRKQMQVSQLFNVPLTQIFVTSAVEGYGLQILIEQIIHRLPKEKKWSVTRETRAEYVTPSMQRESIGGLWDTIKEAAKTILRETWTTISHRVESWFNKLFSW, via the coding sequence ATGATACCGCCTGCCTCACGGCAAGAACTGGCGCAGTGGCTGCAACAGCCCTTCCAGTCCCATGCCGGCGCATTCAGCGACGAACAGCTGAACAAACTGCGCGAGCGCATCGAAGAGCTGGTGAATTACGAAGCCGCCGTTGGCTTGATGGGCAAAAGCGGCGCCGGCAAGTCCAGCCTATGCAATGCCCTGTTCGGGCAGGACGTGGCCGAAGTCGATGACGTGGCCCCCTGCACCGTCGGCGCTTCCGAATACACCCTGGCCTACCAGAACGGCAAAGGCATCTCGCTGATTGATCTACCCGGCGTCGGCGAACGCCAGGATAAGGAAGCCGCTTACGCCAAGCAGTATCAAGAGATGCTGCCGGAGCTGGATCTGGTGCTGTGGCTGATCAAAGCGGATGATCGCGCGCTGAGCGTGGACGAGCAGTGCTATCAGCGCCTGATCCTGCCCTATCTGATCGAGCACGATATTCCGTTGCTATTCGTGGTGAATCAGGTAGACAAGATCGAGCCTTGCCGGGAGTGGGACTTCATCCACAGCATGCCCGGCCCGCAGCAGCGGACCAACATCAGCCGCAAGCAGATGCAGGTCAGCCAATTGTTCAACGTGCCATTGACCCAGATCTTCGTCACTTCCGCCGTGGAAGGCTACGGCCTGCAGATCCTGATCGAGCAAATCATCCATAGGCTGCCCAAAGAAAAAAAGTGGAGCGTCACGCGGGAGACCCGCGCCGAGTACGTGACGCCTTCCATGCAGCGGGAATCCATAGGTGGGCTCTGGGACACGATCAAGGAGGCCGCCAAGACGATCTTGCGCGAAACCTGGACCACGATCTCGCATCGCGTAGAAAGCTGGTTCAACAAACTGTTCAGTTGGTAG
- a CDS encoding toxin-antitoxin system YwqK family antitoxin: MNPLPRILLLSCAMAVALAGCSGHVLEFRNAEVVNGKIYKSGANEPFSGKVSNVPAAQIFRGLDGISAFLSTTKNVLGSPLDVSSLCTVEIQDGMLDGKADCQPPNSSHLVMQLNFSQGLLDGNFKTFTPADSDQPVISATFSKGRANGKLEIFSPQTHKLIYHVNWENGSLVGTEEGFDANTGNLTARAQIANGKLQGEQIRYAPDGKRVIYRVKYVNGLKEGIEEAYDPDSGKPTLRAEWANGALNGTYQTWKDGVLDQDGKYEHGTEIQLSSAYDRERAQETSQSPDALSACQEAWVAAFRKASPNGDFALIRQDQLAEWEQQCKQGKSPANT; this comes from the coding sequence ATGAACCCCCTCCCGCGCATCCTGCTGCTCAGCTGCGCGATGGCTGTCGCGCTAGCCGGCTGCTCCGGACATGTCCTGGAGTTCCGCAACGCGGAAGTCGTCAACGGCAAGATCTACAAAAGCGGCGCCAATGAGCCCTTCAGCGGCAAGGTAAGCAATGTGCCTGCCGCGCAGATCTTCCGTGGTCTGGATGGCATCAGCGCATTTCTCAGCACGACTAAGAACGTTCTTGGCTCTCCGCTGGATGTCTCCTCCCTCTGCACGGTCGAAATTCAGGATGGGATGCTGGACGGCAAGGCTGATTGCCAGCCACCCAATTCCAGCCATCTCGTCATGCAGTTGAATTTCAGCCAGGGCTTGCTGGATGGAAACTTCAAGACCTTCACGCCCGCAGATTCCGATCAGCCGGTCATCAGCGCCACCTTCAGCAAGGGCCGAGCCAATGGAAAGTTGGAAATCTTCAGCCCGCAAACCCACAAGCTGATCTACCACGTGAACTGGGAAAACGGCAGCCTGGTCGGCACCGAGGAAGGCTTCGATGCGAATACCGGCAACCTGACCGCGCGCGCCCAGATAGCAAACGGCAAGCTCCAGGGCGAACAGATCCGCTATGCGCCTGATGGCAAGCGCGTCATTTACCGGGTCAAGTACGTCAATGGCCTCAAGGAAGGCATCGAGGAGGCATACGACCCCGACTCCGGCAAACCGACCTTGCGTGCCGAATGGGCAAACGGCGCCCTGAACGGCACGTATCAGACCTGGAAAGATGGCGTTCTGGATCAAGATGGGAAATACGAACACGGCACCGAAATCCAGCTTAGCTCCGCCTATGACCGGGAACGCGCGCAAGAGACTTCCCAGTCACCCGACGCCCTCAGCGCCTGCCAGGAGGCCTGGGTCGCGGCATTCCGCAAAGCGTCCCCGAATGGCGACTTCGCCTTGATCCGCCAGGATCAGCTGGCTGAATGGGAACAGCAATGCAAACAAGGCAAATCCCCTGCCAATACCTAA
- a CDS encoding helix-turn-helix domain-containing protein: MSNLDVEQLNQRIGQAVARHRKALGMNQEDLAEKLGVGLEAISRLERGRIKPTLVRLLELAEVLGCSVNDLLSETSVNPGDQARYLEQLLARLKQADRQLVVDMVEQLSDRLAQC, encoded by the coding sequence ATGTCAAACCTTGATGTGGAACAGTTGAACCAGCGGATCGGGCAGGCCGTGGCCCGCCATCGCAAGGCGCTGGGGATGAACCAGGAAGACCTGGCGGAGAAGCTGGGCGTTGGCTTGGAAGCGATATCGCGCCTGGAGCGCGGACGCATCAAGCCAACCTTGGTCCGGCTGTTGGAACTGGCTGAAGTCTTGGGTTGCAGCGTGAATGACCTGCTGTCGGAAACCAGCGTCAATCCAGGCGATCAGGCACGCTACCTAGAACAACTGCTGGCTCGTTTGAAGCAGGCGGATCGCCAGTTGGTGGTGGACATGGTGGAGCAACTGAGCGACCGCCTGGCGCAGTGCTGA
- a CDS encoding DUF3768 domain-containing protein, producing MHHHIETLDGRVCPAQDATGIRQWLADLLSGSHQAAPATLLLSINKLPQTGAWLLNQLRTAELNDQLRAGLPFSTHSLGQVCCTPGFAALAEPERFLAAIRAAHVFHASNDPYLEHDFGQVQIDGDTVFWKIDYYALDSEFGSEAPWDAQQTRRVLTLMLAEEY from the coding sequence ATGCATCACCACATCGAAACGCTGGACGGCCGCGTTTGTCCCGCTCAAGACGCCACCGGCATCCGCCAATGGCTTGCCGATCTGCTATCTGGCTCGCACCAAGCGGCTCCGGCCACGCTGCTATTGAGCATCAACAAGCTGCCGCAAACCGGCGCCTGGTTGCTGAATCAACTGCGCACCGCCGAACTCAATGATCAGCTGCGCGCGGGATTGCCGTTCTCCACGCACAGCTTGGGCCAAGTGTGCTGCACGCCAGGCTTTGCCGCACTGGCCGAACCTGAGCGCTTCCTCGCCGCGATCCGGGCGGCCCACGTGTTCCATGCCAGCAACGATCCTTATCTGGAGCACGACTTTGGCCAGGTGCAGATCGACGGCGATACCGTGTTCTGGAAGATCGACTACTACGCGCTGGATAGCGAATTCGGCAGCGAAGCCCCCTGGGATGCCCAGCAAACGCGCCGAGTGCTGACCCTCATGCTGGCGGAGGAATACTGA
- a CDS encoding DUF932 domain-containing protein, translated as MSHLVETMAYVGQTPWHGLGNCLPAGQPVEVWQREAGLDWSIQEAEVLFNTAADAIHIRSHSDAKVLYRSDTLAPLSVVSSRYQVVQPQEVLHFYNDLVHAGGFELETAGMLKGGRKLWALARTGQGTQVKGLDQVNAYLLLATSCDGTLCTTAQFTSVRVVCNNTLQFVVGREGGGVKVPHSTRFDPKLVKESLGIGLSAWDRFIVDIKQLANRPISPDEAKQYFSAVLREPAMASPDDPVSRAMQQVTSLYAGEGRGALLPGSRGTAWGLLNSVTEYVDHRRRSRSQDHRLDSAWFGLGAQLKENALKHALLLLD; from the coding sequence ATGTCGCATTTAGTGGAAACTATGGCCTATGTCGGCCAAACCCCTTGGCATGGCTTGGGCAACTGCCTGCCGGCTGGGCAGCCTGTCGAGGTCTGGCAGCGCGAGGCGGGACTGGATTGGTCGATCCAGGAAGCGGAAGTACTGTTCAACACCGCTGCCGATGCCATCCACATCCGCTCTCACAGCGATGCCAAAGTGCTGTATCGCTCGGATACGCTGGCGCCGCTGTCGGTCGTTTCCAGCCGCTACCAAGTGGTGCAGCCACAGGAGGTGCTGCATTTCTATAACGACCTGGTTCATGCAGGCGGCTTTGAGCTGGAAACGGCCGGCATGCTCAAGGGCGGCCGCAAGTTGTGGGCGCTGGCGCGTACTGGACAGGGTACGCAGGTCAAAGGCCTGGATCAGGTCAATGCTTACTTGCTGCTGGCCACCAGCTGCGATGGCACGCTTTGCACCACCGCGCAGTTCACCTCGGTGCGCGTGGTCTGCAACAACACGCTGCAGTTTGTCGTCGGCCGCGAAGGCGGCGGCGTCAAAGTGCCGCATTCCACCCGTTTTGATCCGAAGTTGGTCAAGGAGTCGCTGGGCATCGGTTTGTCCGCCTGGGATCGCTTCATTGTCGATATCAAGCAATTGGCCAACCGTCCCATCTCGCCCGATGAGGCCAAACAGTATTTCAGCGCTGTGCTGCGCGAGCCGGCGATGGCGTCGCCGGATGACCCGGTTTCACGCGCCATGCAGCAAGTCACCTCGCTGTATGCCGGCGAAGGACGCGGCGCGCTGCTGCCCGGTAGTCGCGGCACCGCCTGGGGCCTGCTGAACTCAGTAACTGAATACGTGGATCACCGCCGCCGCTCCCGCAGCCAGGATCACCGGCTGGATTCCGCCTGGTTCGGCCTGGGCGCGCAGCTGAAAGAAAACGCCCTCAAACACGCTTTACTGCTGCTGGACTGA
- a CDS encoding MFS transporter yields MKSVPAIAAKKITVRIVPWLIICLTMAYIDRTNLAFAQFSLAKSFGIDPLVFGTAAGVFFAGYIAAEIPSNLLLLRFGARRWLARIMISWGVVTMSTYFVHTDTQLYIVRFLLGVCEAGFYPGVLFYLTRFIPIENRARTNFLFISAIPLSAVIGSIFSGWLLETISKSHYLGMAAWQWLFLTEGLMTIFIGIALLFVLPESIKSVKYLSDAEKLQLSAHIQAQEETKAVIGSPLKALLDLKVWIYAIVTSASAFSMYCISFWLPQIIKSFNVANTLHIGFINAIPWGLALVALASSFLMIGTIKRPIFVLSLLYGIGCLSLSAILINGISVTTKLGLISVATTAIMLTYPVFWSLVNFLKGKAAAVIFAVINSIGSLAGFMSPIMMGYVIKVTGSPQLGIVIMSGFMGLAVILLFVIHIAFTENQRAAAF; encoded by the coding sequence ATGAAAAGCGTACCAGCGATTGCTGCAAAGAAGATCACAGTTAGAATTGTGCCTTGGCTGATCATTTGCCTAACCATGGCCTACATCGACAGAACCAACCTGGCTTTTGCACAGTTTTCCTTGGCGAAATCCTTCGGAATTGATCCATTAGTTTTTGGAACGGCTGCAGGGGTATTTTTTGCTGGATATATTGCCGCAGAGATTCCTAGTAATTTACTGTTGCTTAGATTCGGTGCTCGGAGATGGCTGGCAAGAATTATGATCAGCTGGGGTGTGGTCACGATGTCAACTTACTTTGTCCACACAGATACTCAGCTGTATATTGTCAGATTTCTGCTTGGAGTGTGTGAGGCAGGGTTTTATCCTGGAGTATTGTTTTATTTGACGCGCTTCATTCCAATAGAGAATCGTGCCAGAACCAATTTCCTTTTTATCTCCGCGATTCCGCTATCCGCAGTGATCGGCAGTATATTTTCGGGCTGGTTATTGGAAACGATATCTAAATCGCATTACTTAGGCATGGCTGCATGGCAGTGGTTGTTCTTGACAGAAGGTCTTATGACCATCTTTATTGGTATTGCACTGCTCTTTGTGCTGCCGGAGAGCATCAAGTCTGTAAAGTATTTATCCGATGCTGAAAAACTGCAACTAAGCGCGCACATACAAGCACAGGAAGAAACCAAAGCTGTGATTGGATCACCGCTGAAAGCGCTGTTGGACTTGAAAGTCTGGATATATGCAATCGTGACTTCTGCCTCAGCGTTTTCCATGTATTGCATTTCATTCTGGCTCCCGCAGATCATCAAATCCTTTAATGTTGCCAATACATTGCATATCGGCTTTATCAATGCCATCCCATGGGGCTTGGCACTGGTCGCGCTAGCGTCGTCGTTTTTGATGATCGGCACTATAAAACGGCCAATTTTTGTCTTGTCCCTGTTGTACGGAATTGGGTGCTTATCGTTATCGGCTATCTTGATTAATGGCATAAGCGTGACAACAAAGCTTGGGCTAATTTCGGTTGCAACCACAGCAATTATGCTGACCTATCCTGTATTTTGGTCGTTAGTCAATTTCCTTAAAGGCAAGGCTGCAGCAGTCATCTTTGCTGTGATCAATTCAATTGGCAGCTTGGCTGGGTTTATGTCGCCTATCATGATGGGATACGTCATCAAGGTAACGGGAAGCCCGCAGCTTGGTATCGTAATCATGTCCGGCTTTATGGGATTGGCTGTGATTTTACTTTTTGTGATTCACATTGCTTTTACAGAAAACCAGCGCGCTGCAGCTTTCTGA
- a CDS encoding helix-turn-helix transcriptional regulator — protein sequence MSDLPDLIKTQIDSSRHSCGVKNKTHQFLYAHSQYLSVVGASCLEEILGRHTYDLPINSVSEGHDYDAEDGIVLREERPVISLHCFRNGSIYNEITYIKEPLYSSSNKLEWVYFRTLNYLKVDTSNKIDEEKQDSESGREKVFKCLSSLSDKEFKILELFCAGKQPKEIAFTTNASVSTISKVLARIKSSLNISNNFDIIRTMNANNMQPFLHSRASDNFGVVYMDIMRLP from the coding sequence ATGTCAGATTTGCCAGATCTCATAAAAACGCAAATAGACTCCTCAAGACATAGTTGTGGCGTCAAGAATAAAACGCACCAGTTTCTTTATGCGCATAGTCAATACCTTTCTGTTGTGGGAGCTTCATGCCTGGAGGAGATTTTAGGCAGGCACACGTATGACCTTCCTATCAATTCAGTTTCGGAAGGGCACGATTATGATGCTGAAGATGGGATTGTGCTGAGAGAGGAGCGGCCCGTTATTTCATTGCACTGCTTCCGGAATGGATCGATATACAATGAAATTACCTACATCAAAGAGCCGTTATATTCCTCTTCAAATAAATTGGAGTGGGTTTATTTTAGGACATTGAACTATTTGAAGGTGGATACATCAAATAAAATTGATGAGGAAAAGCAAGATAGTGAGAGTGGTCGCGAAAAGGTGTTTAAGTGCCTGTCTAGCCTATCTGACAAAGAATTCAAGATTCTAGAGCTTTTTTGCGCAGGAAAACAACCAAAGGAAATTGCTTTTACTACCAATGCTTCAGTTTCCACCATTTCTAAGGTGCTAGCAAGAATAAAGTCTTCGCTCAATATTAGCAATAACTTCGATATTATCAGAACAATGAATGCCAACAATATGCAGCCATTTCTGCATAGTCGCGCCTCGGATAACTTTGGTGTAGTTTACATGGACATAATGAGGTTGCCATGA
- a CDS encoding class I SAM-dependent methyltransferase, translating to MMISDSHALFEAAGCAMTLNNTGVITDSKDFVSTAFCNQPVSAFPLLEIGAGFGSNSISALKNGHTVICNDLSKEHLEIASRNVPAEILKRITFMDGSFPDEIDLTENSISSILCCRVLHFFNGQGIDKMLNAMSKLLIPNGRIYATVETPFIANWKSFRPEYEARLAAGHPYPGLIENHRMHDSIAFSNQIPDVLHLFDLDSFKKLFTDHGFVIEQASYINRQGVFPVECLSDDGRDSVGVIAVKQP from the coding sequence ATGATGATATCTGATAGTCATGCCCTGTTTGAAGCTGCTGGCTGTGCGATGACCCTCAACAACACAGGCGTCATCACCGACAGTAAGGATTTTGTTTCTACTGCTTTTTGCAATCAGCCGGTATCTGCCTTTCCTCTACTTGAGATCGGAGCGGGATTTGGTTCGAATTCCATTTCAGCTTTGAAAAATGGGCACACGGTCATATGCAATGACTTAAGCAAAGAGCATTTGGAGATTGCTAGCAGAAATGTGCCTGCTGAAATATTGAAACGGATTACATTTATGGATGGTAGCTTTCCTGATGAAATTGATCTGACAGAAAACTCCATTTCATCCATTCTGTGTTGCCGGGTTTTGCATTTTTTCAATGGCCAAGGCATTGATAAAATGCTGAATGCCATGTCTAAATTGTTAATACCCAATGGACGGATTTATGCAACTGTCGAGACGCCATTCATTGCTAATTGGAAGTCTTTTAGGCCGGAATATGAAGCAAGGCTTGCCGCTGGTCATCCTTATCCTGGTTTGATCGAAAATCATCGCATGCACGACAGTATAGCGTTTTCGAATCAAATCCCTGATGTTTTGCATCTGTTTGATCTTGATAGTTTTAAAAAACTATTCACAGATCATGGCTTTGTGATCGAGCAAGCCTCATACATCAATCGACAAGGTGTTTTCCCCGTTGAGTGTTTGTCTGATGATGGTCGAGATAGTGTCGGGGTGATTGCGGTAAAACAGCCCTGA
- a CDS encoding aldehyde dehydrogenase, protein MSTGTINWQKKAEQLHFEGRAYIDGAYRKALSGKEFTTINPATGKVLASIEWCGKEDVELAVCAARRAFDGGAWSELATRSRMEILKRFASLIQDNIEELALLESLDVGKPIANSLSVDISNTAYCISWFAELIDKAPGEVVPVDPALLGMVTREPVGVVAAIVPWNFPLMMASWKFAPALAAGNAVILKPSEKSPLTAIRVAALAEAAGIPPGIFQVLPGAGDVGQALASHLDVDCVAFTGSTAVGKQIANYAAQSNLKRVWLELGGKSPNIILADCKDLKEAAKAAAGAICYNAGQMCTAGSRVLVAREIREAFLSELKVAMADYRPGDPLSPETNLGAVVDQRQFDKILSYITQGQNEGAKLLQGGAAVQTVHPNGLFIEPAIFDCPQPNLTICREEIFGPVLSVITFDDVDEAVRIANDSQYGLGAAVWTQNVSTAHKVARRLRAGTVWVNCYEEGGDMNLPFGGYKQSGNGRDKSLHALEKYTELKSTLIKL, encoded by the coding sequence ATGTCTACCGGTACGATCAATTGGCAGAAAAAAGCAGAGCAATTGCATTTTGAAGGTCGCGCTTACATCGATGGCGCTTATCGGAAAGCGCTGAGCGGCAAAGAGTTCACAACGATCAATCCCGCAACCGGCAAGGTGTTGGCATCTATTGAGTGGTGCGGTAAAGAGGATGTCGAGCTGGCGGTGTGCGCAGCGAGGCGGGCATTTGATGGGGGCGCATGGTCCGAGTTGGCTACGCGTTCGAGGATGGAAATCCTGAAGCGATTTGCTTCGCTCATCCAGGACAATATTGAAGAATTAGCGCTTTTGGAGTCGTTGGATGTTGGCAAACCCATCGCCAACTCCCTAAGCGTTGACATTTCCAATACAGCTTACTGCATCAGTTGGTTTGCCGAGTTGATTGATAAGGCTCCGGGTGAGGTCGTGCCTGTCGATCCGGCGCTGCTTGGCATGGTGACGCGCGAGCCTGTCGGCGTGGTGGCTGCGATTGTGCCGTGGAACTTCCCCTTGATGATGGCAAGCTGGAAGTTTGCTCCGGCCCTGGCCGCAGGCAATGCGGTCATTCTGAAGCCCTCTGAGAAGTCTCCCCTTACCGCAATCCGTGTCGCGGCTCTCGCTGAAGCAGCCGGTATTCCACCAGGTATTTTTCAGGTCTTGCCGGGTGCGGGGGACGTTGGCCAGGCCTTGGCGTCACATCTGGATGTGGATTGCGTCGCCTTTACCGGCTCTACGGCGGTTGGCAAGCAGATCGCTAACTATGCAGCGCAAAGCAACCTCAAGCGCGTGTGGTTGGAGTTGGGCGGGAAAAGCCCGAATATTATCTTGGCAGACTGCAAAGATCTTAAAGAAGCAGCGAAAGCAGCAGCTGGTGCAATTTGTTATAACGCTGGTCAAATGTGTACGGCAGGGTCTCGTGTCTTGGTGGCTAGAGAAATACGCGAAGCCTTCTTGTCTGAACTGAAAGTGGCGATGGCTGATTATCGTCCTGGAGATCCATTGTCACCTGAAACGAACTTGGGTGCGGTCGTCGATCAAAGGCAATTTGATAAGATCTTGTCCTATATAACCCAAGGGCAAAATGAAGGCGCTAAGCTGCTCCAAGGTGGTGCTGCTGTCCAAACTGTTCATCCCAATGGCTTGTTTATTGAACCTGCTATTTTTGACTGCCCGCAGCCCAACTTGACGATCTGCCGTGAAGAAATATTTGGTCCCGTCTTGTCAGTGATTACCTTTGACGATGTGGATGAGGCTGTGCGGATTGCCAACGATAGCCAATATGGTCTCGGGGCGGCAGTGTGGACCCAGAATGTTTCGACCGCGCATAAAGTGGCGCGTCGACTGCGAGCCGGTACGGTTTGGGTCAACTGCTATGAGGAGGGTGGGGATATGAACTTGCCGTTTGGTGGCTATAAACAGTCTGGGAATGGTCGCGACAAGTCATTGCATGCGCTTGAAAAATACACAGAACTGAAGAGTACTCTGATCAAGTTGTAA
- a CDS encoding CRISPR-associated helicase/endonuclease Cas3 — protein sequence MTTFFAHSGSAADKSDWQTLVNHLESVGRLAGEFAQVFGAEEMGQVGGLLHDLGKYTEEFQQRLCGGPPVDHASWGAVVACSKYQSLGHLLAYGIAGHHAGLANGEERGERSSLRERMVSERPALDSRWQQEIALPEALPPPQGFKMDKARSGFQQSFLARMLFSCVVDGDFLDTEAYYRGFDLNPRPLRGASLSLSRLKVQLDSHLASLPVDGEVNRLRGEILHAARGKAGRPQGLFSLTVPTGGGKTLASLAFALDHALMHGLRRVIFVIPFTSVVEQTAAVFRQAFGDLGEQAVLEHHSAFVDDPGKAPEARDKLTQAMENWDWPVVVTTSVQFFESLFASRPSRCRKLHNIAGSVVILDEAQALPLAQLRPCVAALDELARNYRTSIVLCTATQPALSERDFVGGFAQVEELAQDPARLFRALERVTVRHIGEADDAALVARFAASPQALCIVNSRRHARELYQAIRHLPGVRHLTTLMCARHRTQALAEIKMDLREGRPVRLVATSLIEAGVDIDFPTVWRAEAGLDAVAQAAGRCNREGRRAAKESEVLIFRNPAWPPPPELRQAAQAAAETLRHHQGSPLDQDAIRGYFTQLYWDKGERALDKNGLLALLSACRVYNLPMERLDRDFRMIESALQPVIVPFDDASREALAKLAYTEGCGQLARALQPYLVQIPCRAFDALRAAGAIQPVNPSRFGDQFMQLLNPALYDAEHGLSWDDPTFVEAEKNIW from the coding sequence ATGACTACGTTTTTTGCGCATTCTGGCAGTGCTGCCGATAAATCCGACTGGCAAACTCTGGTTAACCATCTGGAAAGTGTAGGTAGGCTGGCAGGCGAGTTCGCGCAGGTATTCGGCGCGGAAGAGATGGGACAGGTAGGAGGCTTGCTGCACGACCTGGGAAAATACACTGAAGAGTTTCAACAGCGGCTGTGTGGTGGGCCGCCGGTGGACCATGCCAGTTGGGGCGCAGTGGTGGCGTGCAGCAAGTATCAATCGCTGGGTCACTTGCTCGCGTATGGCATTGCCGGCCATCACGCCGGCTTGGCCAACGGCGAGGAACGTGGCGAGCGATCGTCATTGCGGGAACGGATGGTGAGTGAGCGGCCGGCGTTGGACTCGCGATGGCAGCAGGAGATCGCCTTGCCAGAAGCGTTGCCTCCGCCACAGGGCTTCAAGATGGATAAGGCGCGCAGTGGCTTTCAGCAGTCTTTCTTGGCGCGCATGTTGTTTTCCTGCGTGGTGGATGGCGATTTCCTTGATACTGAGGCCTATTATCGCGGCTTCGATCTCAATCCCAGGCCCTTGCGTGGAGCCTCACTCAGCCTGTCTCGGCTCAAGGTGCAATTGGACTCTCATTTGGCCAGTCTACCGGTTGACGGTGAGGTCAACCGCTTGCGCGGCGAAATCCTGCACGCAGCGCGCGGTAAGGCGGGCCGCCCTCAGGGTTTGTTTTCGCTGACTGTGCCCACCGGCGGCGGAAAGACTCTAGCCTCTCTGGCCTTCGCGCTGGATCACGCGCTGATGCATGGCCTGAGGCGCGTGATTTTCGTCATCCCTTTCACCAGCGTCGTCGAGCAGACCGCCGCTGTATTCCGCCAAGCCTTTGGCGATTTGGGCGAGCAAGCGGTGCTGGAACACCACAGCGCCTTTGTCGATGATCCCGGTAAAGCGCCGGAAGCGCGCGACAAGCTGACTCAGGCGATGGAAAACTGGGATTGGCCAGTGGTGGTGACTACTTCGGTGCAGTTTTTCGAAAGTCTGTTCGCCTCGCGGCCTTCACGTTGTCGCAAGTTGCACAATATCGCGGGTAGTGTCGTGATTTTGGACGAGGCGCAGGCCTTGCCACTGGCTCAGTTACGGCCCTGTGTGGCTGCATTGGATGAGTTGGCGCGTAATTATCGAACCAGCATCGTATTGTGCACCGCCACCCAGCCGGCCTTGAGCGAAAGGGATTTTGTCGGCGGCTTCGCTCAGGTCGAGGAGCTGGCGCAGGACCCTGCGCGTCTGTTCCGCGCATTGGAGCGCGTCACGGTGCGTCATATTGGAGAGGCGGACGACGCTGCGCTTGTCGCGCGTTTTGCCGCTTCGCCGCAGGCGCTGTGCATCGTCAACAGTCGCCGCCATGCGCGTGAGCTGTATCAGGCAATCCGGCATCTGCCCGGTGTGCGCCACCTGACCACGCTGATGTGCGCGCGGCATCGCACCCAGGCTTTGGCTGAAATCAAGATGGATCTGCGAGAGGGCCGCCCGGTGAGATTGGTGGCTACGAGTTTGATCGAGGCTGGAGTCGATATCGATTTCCCCACAGTCTGGCGCGCAGAGGCGGGGCTGGATGCCGTGGCTCAAGCAGCTGGCCGCTGCAATCGGGAGGGACGGCGAGCGGCCAAGGAAAGCGAAGTGCTGATCTTCCGCAACCCTGCCTGGCCACCTCCGCCCGAGCTGCGGCAGGCTGCCCAGGCCGCCGCCGAAACGCTGCGCCATCATCAGGGCTCACCGCTAGACCAGGACGCGATACGTGGCTATTTCACCCAGCTTTACTGGGACAAGGGCGAGCGGGCGCTGGACAAGAACGGCCTGCTGGCCCTGCTGTCTGCCTGCCGGGTGTACAACTTGCCTATGGAGCGGCTGGACCGCGACTTTCGCATGATCGAATCGGCGCTGCAGCCTGTCATCGTGCCTTTCGACGACGCCTCGCGCGAGGCGCTGGCCAAGTTGGCTTACACCGAGGGCTGCGGCCAGTTGGCCCGCGCGCTGCAACCGTATCTGGTGCAGATACCGTGCAGGGCCTTCGACGCGCTGCGCGCGGCGGGCGCTATCCAGCCGGTGAATCCCAGCCGCTTCGGCGACCAATTCATGCAGCTGCTCAATCCGGCGCTCTACGACGCCGAGCATGGCTTGAGCTGGGATGATCCGACCTTTGTCGAGGCGGAGAAGAATATTTGGTGA